The stretch of DNA CAGTTCCATGGGCCGCTTCAGCTTCGACAACTTTACCATCTGGGGATAAGAGAACAGAGGTCATTAACCCTAACGATCCAAAACCTTGGGCGATGGAGTCTGATTGAACATCGCCATCATAATTTTTACATGCCCAAATAAACCCACCATTCCATTTCATTGCGCACGCGACCATATCATCAATCAACCTATGTTCATAGGTAATATTTTTTTCTTTAAATAATTTGGCAAATTCTGTATCAAAAATATGTTGGAATATATCTTTGAAATTTCCATCATATGATTTTAAAATGGTATTTTTAGTTGAAAGATAAACGGGCCAACCTAAGGTTAATCCATAATTAAAACATGATCTGGCAAATCCTTTGATTGATTCATCAAGATTATACATACCCAATGCCACACCAGATTCTTTAAAATCAAAAATGGTATGCTCTTCAACTGGGCTTCCATTATCTGGGATAAATTTTAAAATTAATTTTCCAGGTGTTTTAATTTTTATATCTGTGGCGCGGTATTGATCCCCAAAAGCATGACGGCCAATAATGATGGGTTGCGTCCAACTTGGTACCAATCGTGGTACATTTTGACAAATGATGGGTTGGCGAAATACCGTCCCATTTAAAATATTACGAATTGTACCATTTGGTGATTTCCACATTTTTTTTAGGTTAAATTCTTGAACGCGTGCTTCATCCGGGGTAATGGTTGCGCATTTGACACCAACCCCATATGTTTTAATGGCCTCCGCTGATTCAATTGTCACATAATCATCTGTTTTATCACGGTTTTCAATATGCAAATCATAATATTTAAGATCAATATCAAGGTAGGGAAGAATAAGTTTTTGTTTAATTAAATCCCATATGATACGTGTCATTTCATCACCGTCTAATTCCACAACCGGATTTTTCACTTTAATTTTTTGCATAGTACCCTCGTTATAGTTCAATAAATGGAAAATGAGATTGGATAATCTTCATAATGTCATTAATATTATCCGCAACCTCGTAAAAAGAAAAAGTTGATTTTTCTGCAAAGCCATTATCCACAATATAGTGAATTAATTTTAATAAAGGATCCCAAAATTGAAGCATATTGTAAAAAATAATGGGTTTGTTATGAAGCCCTAATTGTTTCCATGTTAACATTTCAAATGTTTCGTCTAATGTCCCAAGACCCCCGGGCATAATAATAAAAGCATCTGCTTTTTCGGACATTAGACGTTTTCTTATATGCATATCATCAACAATGTGAAGTTCGCTAATACCCCTGTTAGCAACCTCTGTTTCATCGAGATGATGGGGAATAATACCAATTGCTTTTCCATTATGTTCCATAATGGAGCTGGCAATCCCCCCCATAATACCGATGCGTGCCCCCCCATAAATAAGTTGGATATTATGACGTGCCATAAGCCTACCTAATTCTATAGCTTTTTCAGCTAAAATAGGGTTATTCCCGGTTCTTGAACCGCAATATACACAAATGGATAATGTTTTGGACATATTTAAAGATTTGACTTTATTGCTTGTTTTATAAGGCAAGTACTCATTTTTTAATGTTTTGCTTATCTATACATATAGGATTGGTAAATAATAGTAAAGCAAACTTAAACTTGTTCAAAACGTTAACAATCTTTAATATAAAATTATTGTTATTAAATTAATTTATGATATGAAATATTATTATAAATAACATTAATGATAAATTTATGAGGGAATTTCATGTCAGTTAAACAAAGTTGCAGAAAAATGTTAAAAAAGTAATTCATCAAAATAATTCACTAAATATAAGTGAGCATAAAAATTCATTTAATGGTTTTTAATATTTTCACCTTATTCTCACTATTATAAAACTGGAATAGCAGCAGATGATGTGATTACTGGTAAAGTGGATGATTATAATCACCTTTTAGGGTTAGGTGGAAATGATTTTATTACAGGTGGTGATTTATCAGATGATATCGATGGTGGAGATGGTAATGATGTCATTATTTCAGGATTAAGTGGTGGTAAGGTAGAAGGAGGTAATGGCGATGATTTAATATTAGATTTTTGTGGATCTAATAA from Alphaproteobacteria bacterium encodes:
- a CDS encoding NADP-dependent isocitrate dehydrogenase, whose amino-acid sequence is MQKIKVKNPVVELDGDEMTRIIWDLIKQKLILPYLDIDLKYYDLHIENRDKTDDYVTIESAEAIKTYGVGVKCATITPDEARVQEFNLKKMWKSPNGTIRNILNGTVFRQPIICQNVPRLVPSWTQPIIIGRHAFGDQYRATDIKIKTPGKLILKFIPDNGSPVEEHTIFDFKESGVALGMYNLDESIKGFARSCFNYGLTLGWPVYLSTKNTILKSYDGNFKDIFQHIFDTEFAKLFKEKNITYEHRLIDDMVACAMKWNGGFIWACKNYDGDVQSDSIAQGFGSLGLMTSVLLSPDGKVVEAEAAHGTVTRHYREHQKGNPTSTNPIASIYAWTRGLWYRGKFDQTLELQNFAEKLEKACVDTVENGFMTKDLALLIGPNQKWLTTEHFLDKIKQTFEKSLA
- a CDS encoding TIGR00730 family Rossman fold protein, whose amino-acid sequence is MSKTLSICVYCGSRTGNNPILAEKAIELGRLMARHNIQLIYGGARIGIMGGIASSIMEHNGKAIGIIPHHLDETEVANRGISELHIVDDMHIRKRLMSEKADAFIIMPGGLGTLDETFEMLTWKQLGLHNKPIIFYNMLQFWDPLLKLIHYIVDNGFAEKSTFSFYEVADNINDIMKIIQSHFPFIEL